The Xiphophorus maculatus strain JP 163 A chromosome 7, X_maculatus-5.0-male, whole genome shotgun sequence region TTGGGACAGCTACTTGGAGGCCATCGTACATCACCTTCACGGGGCGGCTGACCCCAACCACCCTATCACTGCTGATTCCTATGCTGCTGCTGAGATGGAAGCTCTACAACGAGCCCAAAGGGAATCATTCTTGGAGGAAATCACCCTGCTAATGGCCGGTAAACCTATTGCCAAATCTAGTTGTCTTCTTTTACTTGCACCTGAGTTTGATGAAAAAACAGGGCTCATCAGAGTAGGAGGCCGTCTACGCCGGAATCCTGACCTGGCTGTAGATGAAGTTCACCCTATTGTTCTGGACCCCAGACACGCTCTGACCCAACTCATCATACAAGATTATGATAGGAAGCTTCAACATCCTGGGCCAGAAAGGGTGTTCGCTGAGATCAGAAGGAGATATTGGGTGCTACGTGGACGTGAAGCAGTACGCCGCCATCAGAGATTCTGCGCTGAGTGCAAGAGGTGGAAAGGTCAACCTAACCCACCCCGGATGGCGGATCTCCCTCCAGCCAGACTGCGTCTATTCAAGCCGGCATTTTATTCCACGGGGGTGGATTGTTTTGGGCCATACACCATCAAGATCCGACGCAGTCATGAGAAAAGGTGGggaatattgtttaaatgtcTAACTACAAGAGCAGTGCACCTTGATTTGATCCCGAGTATGGACACAGATGCTTTCTTAATGGCTCTGAGACGCTTTGTAGCCAGGCGTGGGAAACCCAAGGAGATCCTCTGTGACCAGGGGACAAACTTCAGAGGAGGAGAACGTGAGCTGCAGGAAGCATTTCAAGCTCTTCACCCTGACCTCAAAGAGCAGCTAGCTTGCCAGCAAATCAAGTTCATTTTCAATCCCCCTGGTTCCCCACACTTTGGAGGTTGCTGGGAGCGTGAAATTCGCTCGCTAAAGACTGCTCTTCAAGTCATCATTGGAGCCCAAATCGTCACTGAAGAGGTGCTGCACACCGTTCTGATCGAAATCGAGGGGATGCTTAATTCAAAACCCCTAGGTTACATCTCATCCGAAGTAGCAGATCCTGACCCAGTGACCCCTAACTATCTCATCATGGGACGGCGGGATGCTTCGCTGCCGCAAGTCATCTATGACAGCCCGGAGATTCTTgggaggagaagatggaggcaCAGCCAGATTTTAGCCGACCATTTCTGGCAGAACTTTCTGAAGTACTACCTGCCAGGACTCCAAGCCCGCCAGAAGTGGCAGACTGAATCAGCAAATCTACAAGTAGGAGATGTGGTTATGATCGTGGACAACCAGTTTCCGCGAGCCCTCTGGCCTGTGGGTAAAGTCTCTCAAGTTTTTCCTGGACCAGACACCCGGATCAGATCTGCTGAAGTGACTGTAAAGGGACGAACTTACATTCGACCCGTGGCAAGGCTTGTCAGCCTACCTGCCCTGCCTAATGATGATTAATCACCTCCTTTTATTCAGCCTTTTTCTTGATATTCGTATTCACAGGTGAATACAGGGGCGGCTGTGGAAAAGGCTGTGTAACAAACTGCCATGCTGAGCCTTtaaggggcggggcttagagcagctgcagcatgcagacgaagaaagagaaaaaaaagagtagagtGAAAGAGAGTATAGTTTATGTTcgcattttgtttattttaacttgcTGTTTGCCGTTTATTGTTACTCCTTGATGTGTGTGCGTGGAAATACAAGTAAGTGATGTTACatattaataatattgtttatttagcaGAGTATTTTAGTTTTACCCTTAATTAATAGCATGCTCTGTTCACGTGCACACTTGAGAGTTATACACGGTGGATTTTGTTTGTGTCGTGTATTTATGTAGAAATGTGCAGTTATGCAGTATGTGTGATGCTACTTCAGTCAGTTTATTCAGACATTGACGCTGTattgttgtttaatttcaggAACCACACACAATTACCTAAATAAACCGCAAGTACGAGTTGAATCACCTGGAGTACGACTCTGCGTTCTTTGGAGTTCTGACCGACTCACCACAGTGTTCTGCATAGTCACACCAGCAAAAACAACCCCTAATTTTCAGTTAGTCTAAGAGATAAAAcgggttaaaaagaaaaaaatcttcccACATTTTCAGCACTTGCGTCAGAGCCTATAATgcttattttaaagcatattGGGTCATAATTTACTGGAGTCCAAAGggtaaataaatatgtttatctaATCCTGTGTGAAAATTTGTCCTTCAGGGAATACAGAGCATTATTGTCCCGCTAATCCACGTCAGGATTAGGTTAAAGCCTCCGTCGCACTGGAATACCACATTCAGAGTACCATGGCAACGGGAAGACTTGGTGGGGTAAATCATGAATGGGGCACGCAGATCACTCGGCTCCTCTGGTGTCGTTTTAAAATGCGCTGCTCATTTGTGTCTGATTTGTATTCTGTGCGTGGATCTCCGTCTGCGTGGTTGCTGCTAATGCGCGGTCCGTGAGCGCGTCACGAGACCGTGGGCCGGGGTTATATTTAGGCTCTGGGAGGAAAATAACGGCTCAGGGTGATTCCTCTGAGTGCCGGACTGGCTTTGTCAAGGATCTGGACACTAGAGCgcagaaaggaggaggagggggtggCTCTCgctactgctgctgcacacaaaTACCAAAATAGGATCGAGCTGCCTACGACAGTCCTGAGCTAAATTGAGGTTCATGTGTTTTGGAGAGGAGCGCTTAGAGGAGCGTCGGTGGGGAACAAACATCTATGGAAATATATAAGGTACGCACGCGTTCACTGTATTTTAAGcatgaaaaatgttgcattaaattgCTTGCCATGTTTTCTTAGCCTAcgggttttcttcttctttttttctagatATAATGTCTAATAAAAACGAGATCTACACATATGACTTCTGTGACGGGGAGCATGCTGCGGAGCTCCTGGAGGCTCTCAGGCATTTCTACATGCGCGGCCTGTTCACCGACGTGACCCTGCAGTGTGGCGAGTCCGGTCAGGTGTTCCACTGCCACAGAGCGCTGCTGGCGGCCCGCAGCTCCTATTTCAAAGTCATGTTCACGGCCGACATGAGGGAGAGGTCCGACAGCGTCATCAAGCTGAGCGGCGTGGACTGCGCTGTGCTGGGCTCCCTGCTGGACTACGTCTACACAGCCCGGGTGCGCGTCACCGAGAGCAACGTGCAGAGCCTGCTGGAGGCTGCGGACCTCCTGCAGTTCAGCAGGGTCAAGCAGGCCTGCGAGGAGTTCCTCATCCGCCTCCTGGAGGTGGACAACTGCCTGGGCATGCACACCTTTGCTGAGCTCCATCAGTGCCCCAGGCTGCAGAGGGAGGCCCACAGAGTGATGCTGAGCAGGTTCCCGGAGCTCGTGGAGCAGGAGGAGTTCTTGGAGTTGGACCATGAGAAGATCAGGTCTGTTCTGGCGGATCAGAGCCTCACTGTGCAGGGAGATGAGACGCTGATAGATGGTGTGGTCAGGTGGGTGTCCCATGACTTGGATAGTCGGGTTCACTGCGTGTCAGACCTGCTCCACTCTATCCACCTGAGTATGGATCACATTTACTTCAACACTTCCTTGGAGGTGCACAGGCAATATCTAACAAAAAACGATGGAAAGTTAAAATCCACGATTGTTCAGGCGATGAGGTCAAATGGCAAGGAGATCCCTCCAAGCAGAAAAATTTCCCCCAGTATGTACATCATTGGAGGATACTACTGGCACCCTCTGTGTGAAGTGCACATCTGGGATCCTGTCAGCAATACGTGGGTGCAGGGGAAAGACATGCCTGACCCTGGAAGAGAGAGCTACAGCGTCAGCCTGCTTGGTGCAAACATCTACGTGACTGGTGGATACAGGACTAACACTGTTGAAGCACTGGACACTGTTTCAGTTTATAACTGTGACTATGATGAATGGACAGAGAGTTGTCCCATGATTACTGCCAGGTACTACCACTGCTCAGTGGCTCTACATGGCTGTGTTTACACCATCGGAGGCTACAGAGGAGGAGCTCCAGAGCAAGAGACTGAATTTTATGATCCTTTGAAAAAGAGATGGTTTCCAGTGGCCAAAATGATCCAAGGTACAACaatttaacaggaagaaaaactgaaatgcgtTACATTTAATTTGGATTACTATCtattaaagatataaaaaaaaatactgcagatCTTGCATGCAAATGTTGGACATTTGTATGCAAGATCAAATATAACATGATATGAAGTATGCACTTTAAAACACAAGTTACTTGATACCTGAAAATATTTACGGTTTAACCCTGAAGGCATGAAGGGGCATATGGTCAAAAAAGACAACCAACCCCAAGTTTGTAATTGTCAAGTATTGCAACATATTCTCAACTACATTTATGTCTGGACACATGCACTGTTTGTTCTGCAGTGGattgttttcctgctggaaggtaaaTCTGTCATATCTTCTATGGGCAGCTtccagtgttagttttctgccacacattgTGCTTTGAATGATGACTAAAGCACATCATCTTCATGTCTGAAGGTGTTCATCTGCATGTCTGATCTACCCCCTACATAGCTTATGGCAAAACTGTAAACTGGACATTCAGTCCTTGCCCAGCCTTTCAGTTTaggtaaaatatacatttctttgCAGCTGTGTGACATTCacttacattttcagattataGAAGGCTTGCAATATTGTTTAGTCCAGCTTTAAACTTCCTACATTTATCCCTGACCTTATGTTCCTTCATCTTCATGATGCTCTCTGTTGATTACTGTTCTCCAACAAACAAAGTAAACTTACAGCTGGACATCTAACACTCACAAAGCCTCATGTTTACCTCAgaatattttagagaaaaaccAACACTGATCCATCCAGAAAAATCAATCAACACAAACTTCAGTCAACAACTTTTTAAGCAGACATGAGATCAGGTGATCCTTATCatccctgttttgttttcaaggtGTAGGAAATGCCACTGCATGCGTAATGGGAGAAAAAATCTACGTGACTGGAGGCCATTATGGATACAGAGGAAGCTGCATCTATGAGAAAGTGCAAGTCTACAGACCAGACGTCAATGAATGGAGCATTGTAACACTAAGTCCACATCCAGGTAAGGGTAATCGAAGGGGACAGAAAAGGAGCATTGATTTGTTCAGAGCTTATTACTTGTGTTTGAATCTTCTGTTTTCAGAGTATGGCCTTTGTTCTGTGTCTCTCCACAACAAGCTGTATTTGGTCGGCGGACAGACGACCGTTGCAGATTGCTATGACACAGAGAGCGACGAATGGCGGCCCATATCAGTGATGAAGGAGAGGAGGATGGAGTGCGGGGCTGTGGTGATAAGTGGGTGTATTTATGTAACAGGGGGTTACTCCTACTCAAAGGGAACGTACTTACAGAGCATTGAGAAATATGACCCTGAGCTGGACTCGTGGGAGATGGTAGGGACCCTGCCCAGCCCCGCCAGGTCACATGGTTGTGTATGTGTTCATAGCGTCCATTgacgtttttcacatttttatgtaatttattttacaaaatagatGGAATTGTCTATTCACAGCATTCACTAGAGTTTGAAAAATGATCTGTTAAGCTGTTCAGGTTACATTTGCCAAAGTGATATATGAAAATCTCAGGGGTCTCTCAATGAGTATTGTAGTTGTCTTTTAACAATTGTTGaaaggttttaattaatttttaaggGTTTTAAAAGTTTAGACAGAAATCCACTTTTAATAGCAGGACTGCACTTCCACTGcaatttaactaaataaattacttcACTCTTTTGAACTGCTAAACTCTGTTTGAATGGGTGATTTCCATAAACATTCAGCGCATTTCTCCttaacacaacaccctccatGCACAAGAGGAcaccttgttttgtttatttttttgtttttcatttccagtTGTTTCAATATAGGTTTACTGATTTTTTGGGATGTCTTTTAATCAGGCTtaaggtatttaaaaataaccatCAACAGATGGAAAAGGAAGAATCTTggtgacagaaaataaaaaaaattcacaccCACTTCCTCGTGCATACACAACTGAGAACATAACAATAAGCGTACCACTATTTGCTGGAAACGGATtaggaaaaagtgaaaatttatttaatcctaTCATTTGTTTCAATTTAAATGCATATTATTTACTAACTCTGTAAATATCAGAAATGTGTAATTGAAAGAATATTAAGTagaactgatttgtttttcaagtCATCACTTTCATGCTTGAAACAGGGAAAATGCTGCAATGTCAGACTTCCGAATACATTTCTACCACTGGtcttaaaaaacaacttacttTGACTGTTCGGTGTTATAAATGTATGGAATTAGTGTGCTATTAGATTTGAACCTGACTGCATGAATATATTGTTCTGGACTAGACTGgattgcttttaaatatatttagattaAATTGGATTCAATATAAATAGATATGAATTATGCCTGTTTGCCTTGTGAATTATCTTGACacaacatttgttgtgactGTGAGTTGATAAatttaattgaactgaattattttcttgcctcacttgttatatttttgtataattatcaatatcaataaaacCAACCATTAATTTGTTCATTGAAACTAAAACGCTGGTGAACCCCACCATGCCGTGCAGTTAGACAGTACTACCCCACCGCCTGCTGGTTTTATACTGAATTGCAGCATTTTGACCTGGAAAGAAAATGCGATGGTAACGCTTTTTGACCCTTGACACTTTCCGTAACACGCAGTTGAACAACGTGCGCGCAGTGTAGTGAGGACTTTTGGTGTTTTAGAGCTTAAAGTGCGATTTACTTACACACAGCATAACGTAAGTACCTAATTTAATCGTACTGAGAAATCTCTAATGTGCTGCTCGTATTGTCGTTTACTAGCTTATGGATTTTAGAGGTACAGAGGAGGATTTTATGATGTGCGTCGGTGAATTGTATGCTGCTTATGGAAGCTTGCAGATAGGGAAGCTGTGCTAACTTTACGGACTAAAGTGTCATTTAACTAAATGAGCATCACTATaacgtaaaaatattctaacTTAGCTGGCTGTGCATTAATGCCTGAAATGTTTGAATATCCAAAGCTGCTGAATAAAAGCTAAGCTAACAGGATGGTTAGCCACTTCAAGCTATCTGACTGCCTCTGTATAAGCTGTTCTCATATATCATCAGACTATCTAGGGTGATTGAGTTGTCTAAGAAATGTTAATCTCCTCCTCTTGTTTTATGATCATTTGAGTCaaataatgtaaacaaaaatgtgtttgccCAATTCCTAATAAATTTGGCCTTGTACTATGACGTGAgcaattattttcatttgcacACACTAGCATAACAGATTTAATGCGTTCAATTTACAGTTTAGGTGAAACTCATGCGGATCAAAGCtctagaaaaacacacaaaattctgaaaacaaagGCTCAgatctgaatggtttaaagaatACATTTAAGTACAGTTTCTGGAAATGCATCATATGGAATTTGTatgaaatttttaatttaaaaagaatattaaaatgtataattctgttcagtttatttatatagctccACTTTACAACACGTCATCTTAtggcactttacaaaaagttttttcagttcagtcaCACCCAATTGATCCTACttatcaaacagtacagtaagctcagttaattattcaaattagtttaagaTGTTTTCCCTTCCAGGAAACTGAAGATTCAGATAAGCCGACGGGAGTTTGAAAAGACACAGCAGATACACAAAAATGAactattaatacattttcagctttctaATAgtttgattatatatatattacaattGTGACTGTTCCAACCTGTGCAGTTCTCCAAGTTTTATCATTCAAACTTTGTAGAAACAATATATAAAACTATGAGAGCTACACAGTATGTCAAATCCCAATCCTCATTGCAATGTCAGTATTGAGATACTCATAAGGGAAGGAAAGTGTTGATGGCTACTCAAATCACCAGTACAATGCTTAACAGTAATGTTGCAgtaatttgtgtgtttgagtCATGATTTCAAATCATAAAGGTGTCATGTCTAGGGTCACTAAAGAATGTGAATTCTATACAGTGTGCCCTGTTCTTCagtcataaaatacaatgataTTTAAAGTACTAAAGCAGTGGTCTGAACTGATCTGTCCCTTAACCTACATACTTGAATTACATGGTGAAACTGCCTCACTAACATGCAGTCAAGCGCTGcagagctctgctaatgagATAATATTGaagccaggtgtgctgaagcagtaAAAGCTTCAGGAAGCTGgacctggaggactggagtttgagaccactgGACTAAGGGCTTCCTAAAAAACTCTCTTACccaaaaaactacatttttctaTTAAAGTGGTTCTCCTTTTCTCAGATTTAAGGATGGTGAATTTTAAACAagagaaattaatattttattaatcccagTCAGGAGCAAAATTTTGTCTCAATAGCACAGAACAGCACCCATGGCATAAGATCACtatagatcaggggtgggcactcctggtcctcgagggccggtgtcctgcaacttttagatgcatctctacttcaacacacctgagtcaaataatgaggtcgttaacaggactctggagaacttgactgcacttaggaggagattcagctgttggattcaggtgtgttggaccagggagacatctaagagttgcaggacaccggccctcgaggaccgggagtgcccacccctgctatAGATTGTGGAAcatgacatgttttttaaagctgGGGGAAAGctttattgtattaaaatattgcCTAGCAGGAAGGCAAGTAACAAGGGGGACATCACTTGAACATTTGCAGGTTCTGAAAGAATTAATAAGTTATCTGATTTAACAGATTTAACAACATAGTGCACCATAAAACAGCCGATTGACTATATTACTGATTTCTGCAGAGAAGGATGGCTGAAAACCAAGGAGAGATGTCTCCCATTGAGATGAAAGTGGCTCGTCAAGTAGAGGTAATTCTGACTTAAGAATGTAATCctgttattttatatatatatatacatacattcAGGCATAAACATGTCTTATTTTCACCTAGTATTACTTTGGGGATCACAACCTTCCAAGAGACAAGTTTCTGaaagagcagctgcagcttgaTGATGGTTGGGTGATGCTGGAGACCATGCTTAAATTCAACaggtttgtttgatttttctttaccTTGTGAAACTTCATATAGATATCAGCTAATCCTTTTGTAATCAAATAACATTTATGTGAGTTGAGGATTGTTATAAAAACGTAAGTTACATCCAGTGGTTTAGAAATTCAACCCCAGCAAATCAATAAATATCGCAGTGAGGGAATGATATGAGGTCATGATGCTTTGGGGTTGCATTGGGTTTCATATTACTGTATTCTTCATATTCCTTTTGAATATTGGAACAAATACAACATCATTGATGCTGTATTTGTTCAATACAGCATCAGTGATGCTGATGCTGTTCAGATGCATGGTACTGGATTGAAATACTGACGTttgaagagattaaaaaaaaacaatcacaaggAGTGTCCACCAAAATctacaaaattttttttgtttcttttatactTGGCtctttgtagaaatgtagtggCAAAATCTCTGTTCAGATCTGGTATTTCTATTCATCTGAAGTGTCCTCATCATGACTGGGTGGCCATAAAtgcagaatagaatagaaatagcCTTTAATGTGGCACAGGGTTGAAAGCTAGGTGTACCAGGAGTAAGTCAGGGGTTAATCGGAGAATGCAAATTTGTAGTAAGGTAATAATACCCTGTGAGACTTTCAGAACTAAAACAGTCTCACAGTTTGACAAAATCCTACTGGTTAAAATTGGTAATTGGACTATCTTGCTAGTCAATATTTAGATTACTTTAATTGCATTGTTGAGTTGTACAACTTTTATCTGTCTGAACAATTTAAACACCATTTCTTCACCTCGTCCTCTTTCAGACTGAAAGCTTTAACTACAGAGAGCAGCGTCGTCATTTCAGCACTCCAGAAATCAAAGTCTGGCCTCTTGGAGATCAGTGAggacaagacaaaaataaggaGGTCTCCAGATAAACCCTTACCAGAACTGAATGACGAATACAAAGACGCAGTGAAACACAGATCTGTGTACATTGTAAGTTTCATACACATTTGTTTATTATGTTCAAGATACTGGTGCCATCTGCTTCagataaacaattttttcaCTCATatctacaaaaaacaacaatttactTTAGCAGCCTGTTGTCAGTGTTGTAAATCCAGAGGGTTCCTACCCTTTGTTATTGTTcctgtatttctgcagttttgaaGTCTGCCTACCATGTCttaaatttgcaataaacataAAGAACTGAGAGGTTATGGAAAATTGAGtgtgaaaaagtttggaaaGTTTAGAAAATATCCAGGAACCCTGATTGCTATGACGCAAcaacttttgaatttgattCAGGTTAGGTCATCCATGGCTCATTGTGtggagttgtttgttttttccttgagcattttattaaaaaaaaaaagtgataccAGAGACGACCGGAATACTCCAATCTGgtaatttctttcctttatttctA contains the following coding sequences:
- the klhl23 gene encoding kelch-like protein 23 isoform X2; protein product: MSNKNEIYTYDFCDGEHAAELLEALRHFYMRGLFTDVTLQCGESGQVFHCHRALLAARSSYFKVMFTADMRERSDSVIKLSGVDCAVLGSLLDYVYTARVRVTESNVQSLLEAADLLQFSRVKQACEEFLIRLLEVDNCLGMHTFAELHQCPRLQREAHRVMLSRFPELVEQEEFLELDHEKIRSVLADQSLTVQGDETLIDGVVRWVSHDLDSRVHCVSDLLHSIHLSMDHIYFNTSLEVHRQYLTKNDGKLKSTIVQAMRSNGKEIPPSRKISPSMYIIGGYYWHPLCEVHIWDPVSNTWVQGKDMPDPGRESYSVSLLGANIYVTGGYRTNTVEALDTVSVYNCDYDEWTESCPMITARYYHCSVALHGCVYTIGGYRGGAPEQETEFYDPLKKRWFPVAKMIQGVGNATACVMGEKIYVTGGHYGYRGSCIYEKVQVYRPDVNEWSIVTLSPHPEYGLCSVSLHNKLYLVGGQTTVADCYDTESDEWRPISVMKERRMECGAVVISGCIYVTGGYSYSKGTYLQSIEKYDPELDSWEMVGTLPSPARSHGCVCVHSVH
- the klhl23 gene encoding kelch-like protein 23 isoform X1, with the protein product MSNKNEIYTYDFCDGEHAAELLEALRHFYMRGLFTDVTLQCGESGQVFHCHRALLAARSSYFKVMFTADMRERSDSVIKLSGVDCAVLGSLLDYVYTARVRVTESNVQSLLEAADLLQFSRVKQACEEFLIRLLEVDNCLGMHTFAELHQCPRLQREAHRVMLSRFPELVEQEEFLELDHEKIRSVLADQSLTVQGDETLIDGVVRWVSHDLDSRVHCVSDLLHSIHLSMDHIYFNTSLEVHRQYLTKNDGKLKSTIVQAMRSNGKEIPPSRKISPSMYIIGGYYWHPLCEVHIWDPVSNTWVQGKDMPDPGRESYSVSLLGANIYVTGGYRTNTVEALDTVSVYNCDYDEWTESCPMITARYYHCSVALHGCVYTIGGYRGGAPEQETEFYDPLKKRWFPVAKMIQGVGNATACVMGEKIYVTGGHYGYRGSCIYEKVQVYRPDVNEWSIVTLSPHPGKGNRRGQKRSIDLFRAYYLCLNLLFSEYGLCSVSLHNKLYLVGGQTTVADCYDTESDEWRPISVMKERRMECGAVVISGCIYVTGGYSYSKGTYLQSIEKYDPELDSWEMVGTLPSPARSHGCVCVHSVH